The following are from one region of the Canis lupus baileyi chromosome 25, mCanLup2.hap1, whole genome shotgun sequence genome:
- the TAS2R9 gene encoding LOW QUALITY PROTEIN: taste receptor type 2 member 9 (The sequence of the model RefSeq protein was modified relative to this genomic sequence to represent the inferred CDS: deleted 1 base in 1 codon) yields MLSTMEVIYIFLIAGEMTIGIWGNGFIALVNCTRWLRRRDISVIDIILVILAISRICLLCVVSLDGFILLLSPDIYANSELMNIVDVVWTLSNHSSICFTSCLSIFYLLKIANISHPFFLWLKLKINRVILGMFLMSFLTCIIISVSLNEDFWDPFKVNHKENITWESKVSKIPSAFKLFILNLGAIVPFVLCLISVSCYLLLFSLFRHTRQMKLYATGSRDPSTEAHMRAIKAVMIFLLLFIIYYAVSLVVTSSFLIPHGKLVVMFGGVVVGIFPSSHSFILIMGNSKLRGAFLKVLRIVKGFHKRRKPFVP; encoded by the exons ATGCTAAGTACAATGGAGGTAATATACATCTTCTTGATTGCCGGAGAAATGACTATAGGAATTTGGGGAAATGGATTTATTGCACTGGTTAACTGCACTAGGTGGCTCAGAAGGAGAGACATCTCCGTGATTGACATCATCCTGGTGATCTTGGCCATCTCCAGAATCTGTTTGCTGTGTGTGGTATCTTTAGATGGCTTTATTTTGCTGCTCTCTCCAGATATATATGCCAATAGCGAGCTAATGAATATTGTGGATGTTGTCTGGACACTTAGCAATCATTCAAGTATCTGTTTTACTTCTTGCCTCAGTATTTTCTATTTACTGAAGATAGCCAATATATCCCATCCGTTTTTTCTCTGGCTGAAGCTAAAGATTAACAGAGTCATTCTGGGGATGTTTCTGATGTCTTTTCTTACCTGTATAATTATTAGTGTTTCATTGAATGAGGACTTCTGGGATCCCTTCAAAGTCAATCATAAGGAAAACATAACTTGGGAATCCAAAGTGAGTAAAATCCCAAGTGCTTTCAAACTGTTTATCCTGAATCTGGGAGCTATAGTTCCCTTTGTTCTTTGCCTAATCTCAGTT TCTTGTTACTTGTTACTTTTCTCCCTATTTAGACACACTAGGCAGATGAAACTTTATGCCACAGGGTCCAGAGACCCCAGCACAGAGGCCCACATGAGGGCCATAAAGGCAGTGATGATCTTTCTGCTCCTCTTCATTATTTACTATGCAGTCTCTCTTGTAGTAACCTCTAGCTTCCTGATTCCTCACGGAAAATTAGTGGTTATGTTTGGTGGCGTGGTAGTTGGCATTTTCCCATCGAGCCATTCGTTCATACTGATAATGGGCAACAGCAAGCTGAGGGGGGCTTTCCTAAAAGTGCTTAGGATTGTGAAGGGTTTCCACAAAAGAAGGAAACCTTTTGTTCCATAG
- the TAS2R10 gene encoding taste receptor type 2 member 10 produces the protein MLSILEGLLIFIAVSESILGVLGNGFIGLVNCIDCVKNKKFSMVGFILTGLATSRICLILIIITDGFIKIFSPDMYSSGNLIDYISYLWVIINQSSIWFATSLSIFYFLKIANFSHHIFLWLKGRINSVLPLLMGSLFISWLFTFPQIVKIINDNRMKSRNTTWQLNMQKSEFFTKQILLNLGVILLFTLCLITCFLLIVSLWRHNRHMQLNVTGLRDPSTEAHVKAMKILVSFIILFIVYFIGIAIEISCFILPENKLLFIFGMMTTAIYPWGHSFILILGNSKLKQASLKTLQQLKCCEARRLLTAAQIHVGGNGCSRRII, from the coding sequence ATGCTAAGCATACTGGAAGGCCTCCTCATTTTTATAGCTGTTAGTGAATCAATACTGGGAGTTTTAGGGAATGGATTTATTGGACTTGTCAATTGTATTGACTGTGTGAAGAACAAAAAGTTTTCTATGGTTGGCTTTATTCTCACTGGCTTAGCTACTTCCAGAATTTGTCTGATATTGATAATAATTACAGATGGATTTATAAAGATATTCTCTCCAGATATGTATTCCTCTGGTAACTTAATTGATTATATTAGTTACCTATGGGTAATTATCAATCAATCAAGTATCTGGTTTGCCACCAGCCTCAGCATCTTCTATTTCCTGAAGATAGCAAATTTTTCCCACCACATTTTTCTCTGGCTGAAGGGTAGAATCAATAGCGTTCTTCCCCTTCTGATGGGATCCTTGTTTATTTCATGGTTATTTACTTTTCCACAAATTGTGAAGATTATTAATGATAATAGAATGAAGAGTAGAAATACAACCTGGCAGCTCAACATGCAGAAAAGTGAATTCTTTACTAAGCAGATTTTACTCAACCTAGGAGTCATTCTTCTCTTTACTCTATGCCTGATTACATGTTTTTTGCTAATCGTTTCCCTTTGGAGACACAACAGGCACATGCAATTGAATGTCACTGGACTCCGAGACCCCAGTACAGAAGCACATGTGAAAGCAATGAAAATTTTGGTATCTTTTATCATCCTCTTTATCGTGTATTTTATAGGCATTGCCATAGAAATATCATGTTTCATTCTGCCAGAAAACAAACTGCTGTTTATTTTTGGTATGATGACCACAGCCATCTATCCCTGGGGTCATTCATTTATCCTAATTCTAGGAAACAGCAAGCTAAAGCAAGCTTCTTTGAAGACCCTGCAGCAACTCAAGTGCTGTGAGGCAAGGAGACTGCTCACAGCTGCACAGATCCATGTGGGGGGAAATGGATGTTCCAGGAGAATAATCTAG
- the TAS2R7 gene encoding taste receptor type 2 member 7, whose protein sequence is MPDKVESILMLVAAGEFSMGILGNTFIGLVNCIGWIKKRKIASIDLILTSLAISRICLLCIILLDCFILVLYPDVYATGKQMRIIDFFWTLTNHLSVWFATCLSIFYFLKIANFFHPLFLWMKWRIDSAIPRILLGCLALSVFISLVVTENLNDDFRCCVRTKKKTNLTVRCRVKKAKYSSIKICLNLLTLFPFSVSLISFLLLILSLWRHTRQMKFNATGCRDFSIEAHMGAMKAVISFLLLFIAYYLAFLVATSSYFMPETELAVIIGELIALIYPSSHSFILILGSNKLRQASLRVLWKVKYVLKRRNF, encoded by the coding sequence atGCCGGATAAAGTGGAGAGCATCTTAATGCTCGTAGCAGCTGGAGAATTTTCAATGGGGATTTTAGGGAATACATTCATTGGATTGGTAAACTGCATAGGCTGGATCAAGAAGAGGAAGATTGCCTCCattgatttaatcctcacaagtcTGGCCATATCCAGAATTTGTCTATTATGTATAATACTATTAGATTGTTTTATATTGGTGCTGTATCCAGATGTCTATGCTACCGGTAAACAAATGAGAATAATTGACTTCTTCTGGACACTAACCAACCATTTAAGTGTCTGGTTTGCCACCTGTCTcagcattttctatttcctcaagATTGCGAATTTCTTCCATCCCCTTTTCCTCTGGATGAAGTGGAGAATTGACAGTGCGATTCCTAGGATCCTGCTGGGATGCTTGGCCCTTTCTGTGTTTATTAGCCTTGTTGTCACTGAGAATTTGAATGATGATTTCAGATGTTGTGTTaggacaaagaagaaaacaaacttaaCTGTGAGATGCAGAGTAAAGAAAGCTAAATATTCTTCCATCAAGATTTGCCTCAACCTGTTAACGCTATTCCCCTTTTCTGTGTCCCTGATCTCATTTCTCCTCTTGATCCTCTCCCTCTGGAGACATACCAGGCAGATGAAGTTCAATGCCACAGGGTGTAGAGACTTCAGCATAGAAGCCCACATGGGAGCCATGAAAGCTGtcatctcctttctcctccttttcatCGCCTACTATTTGGCCTTTCTTGTAGCCACCTCTAGCTACTTTATGCCAGAGACTGAATTAGCTGTGATCATTGGTGAGTTGATAGCTCTAATCTATCCCTCGAGCCATTCGTTTATCCTAATTCTGGGGAGCAATAAATTAAGACAGGCATCTCTAAGGGTACTATGGAAAgtaaaatatgtcttaaaaagaagaaacttctaA
- the TAS2R8 gene encoding LOW QUALITY PROTEIN: taste receptor type 2 member 8 (The sequence of the model RefSeq protein was modified relative to this genomic sequence to represent the inferred CDS: deleted 1 base in 1 codon; substituted 1 base at 1 genomic stop codon), translated as MLSMEDIIFMIVITGEFIIGMLGNACIGLVNSIDWIKKKKISSIDYILTSLAKIGLLCIMILNGTKIVFCPDFYKKDKLQAVINIFWILTNYLSMWFTTCLNVFYLLKIANFSHPLFLWLKRRIDRVIHWILLGCLALSSLISLILAMTPNYDCEFCNIAKHKGNXTEMLSVSKSQYFKPLTLFNLLAIVPCTVSLVSFFLLIMSLWRHIKQMKLNVIGCGDLSTEAGAMKTVTSFLFLLFVYYGASLLVTFSYLMKESKLAVMFEEIIATLYPSGHSLILVIGNNKLRQAFIRMLRYGRTVCMM; from the exons ATGCTCAGTATGGAAGACATCATCTTCATGATCGTAATAACTGGAGAATTCATAATAGGAATGTTGGGGAATGCATGCATTGGACTAGTAAACTCTATTGACTggattaagaagaaaaagatctcCTCAATTGACTATATCCTCACCAGTCTAGCCAAAATTGGTTTGCTCTGTATAATGATACTAAATGGCACCAAAATCGTATTCTGCCcagatttttataaaaaggataaGCTACAAGCAGTCATTAATATCTTCTGGATACTCACCAACTACTTAAGTATGTGGTTCACCACCTGCCTTAATGTCTTCTATTTACTCAAGATAGCCAATTTCTCCCACCCA CTTTTTCTCTGGCTAAAGAGGAGAATTGACAGAGTGATTCACTGGATTCTGCTGGGTTGTTTGGCTCTTTCTTCCTTAATCAGCCTTATACTAGCAATGACACCAAATTATGATTGTGAGTTTTGTAACATTGCAAAACATAAAGGAAACTGAACTGAAATGCTCTCTGTAAGTAAAAGTCAATACTTCAAGCCATTGACTCTCTTTAACTTGTTGGCAATTGTCCCATGTACTGTGTCATTggtctcatttttccttttaattatgtCCCTATGGAGACATATCAAGCAAATGAAACTCAACGTTATAGGCTGTGGAGACCTCAGCACAGAGGCGGGAGCCATGAAAACtgtgacttcatttcttttcctcctttttgtgtACTATGGGGCTTCTCTTTTGGTAACTTTTAGCTACCTTATGAAAGAAAGCAAGTTAGCTGTGATGTTTGAAGAAATTATAGCAACACTCTATCCTTCTGGTCATTCACTTATTTTGGTTATTGGAAATAACAAGCTGAGGCAGGCATTTATCAGGATGCTGAGATACGGAAGAACAGTCTGCATGATGTAA